One region of Pygocentrus nattereri isolate fPygNat1 chromosome 14, fPygNat1.pri, whole genome shotgun sequence genomic DNA includes:
- the fbxw9 gene encoding F-box/WD repeat-containing protein 9: MSVPQVTMEEEEKERGRNVFLGESPSLSSNDAPLPSQLGLNLAPPLNTPETSPSPSGLLSLPWEMVARIASHLPAQCVINVLPQVCRALGEVGEDTSAWQLRAHRLTGPKTSFPVGLRDNFDWPTACLEMEQLIERWAGQEEWAARQRVAQVQEAEGEQEMEEVPEQDDADEEGEEAVGAVNGAAREAVIEPDRHQALQEDVEDLPVRHREGEEGDNNAAPIIRDEGRENGIAGGVAEDGQNYQNHPEGVGGDQRQDNDNLEDMMDEGADEGAVTAPPPDRSPSPPPALEHITLPSGHIADVNSVLLVGGEGVVCASGSRDRNVNLWDLRRGPRGVLLRTLGGRGLFSTHRGWVWCLAANGPLLASGSFDSTVRLWDLEAGGTERGLIRGRAAVLCLSCQADTLLAGSHDQKVSIYDTRAAEPLVKSLRLHGDAVLCLASDEQYILSGSKDNTVAVFDRRAGRLLQKVQLKSYLLSMSYSGREVWAGDNHGLVHTFSMNDGYFKSIAQFNVGHSLLVTGVHHSPGTLYTCSSDRTIKVHLPCAPPKTLCTLHHQAGVNGLSVEAGVLAIASGDMNVEVWRPRHDDSVRTTDDTLCLPGELFV, encoded by the exons ATGTCGGTGCCACAGGTCACcatggaggaagaggagaaggagagaggaagaaatgtctttttaggGGAGTCGCCCAGCCTAAGCAGCAACGATGCACCTCTGCCAAGCCAGCTTGG ATTAAATTTGGCGCCCCCTCTTAACACCCCAGAGACGAGCCCCTCTCCTTCAGGCCTGCTGTCCTTGCCATGGGAGATGGTTGCCCGCATTGCCTCACATCTACCAGCACAGTGTGTCATCAATGTTCTGCCACAG GTGTGCCGGGCTTTGGGTGAGGTGGGTGAGGACACCTCAGCCTGGCAGCTCCGGGCTCACCGCCTGACAGGCCCAAAAACCTCCTTCCCTGTTGGACTGAGAGACAACTTTGATTGGCCTACAGCCTGCCTGGAGATGGAGCAGCTGATTGAGCGCTGGGCTGGGCAGGAGGAGTGGGCTGCACGGCAACGAGTGGCGCAAGTGCAAGAAGCAGAAGGAGAGCAAGAGATGGAGGAGGTCCCAGAGCAGGATGATGCTGATGAAGAAGGTGAAGAAGCAGTTGGAGCAGTGAATGGAGCAGCACGTGAAGCTGTGATAGAGCCAGACAGGCATCAAGCATTGCAAGAAGATGTTGAGGATCTTCCTGTAAGAcatagagaaggagaagaaggggACAACAATGCAGCACCAATCATTAGAGACGAGGGAAGAGAGAATGGGATCGCCGGTGGTGTTGCTGAGGATGGGCAGAATTATCAAAACCACCCAGAAGGCGTAGGTGGAGACCAAAGGCAAGACAATGACAATCTTGAGGATATGATGGATGAAG GTGCAGATGAAGGTGCAGTTACTGCCCCCCCACCTGACCGATCACCCAGCCCTCCCCCAGCCTTGGAGCACATCACTCTTCCATCAGGTCACATCGCAGATGTCAACTCCGTCCTGCTGGTGGGCGGTGAGGGCGTAGTGTGTGCCTCCGGCTCCAGGGATCGCAACGTCAATCTATGGGACTTGCGCAGGGGCCCCAGGGGGGTACTTCTGCGCACGCTGGGGGGTCGTGGCCTCTTCAGCACACACCGGGGTTGGGTGTGGTGCCTGGCGGCCAACGGACCTCTCCTGGCCTCAGGCTCTTTCGACAGCACGGTACGTCTGTGGGATCTGGAGGCCGGGGGCACCGAGCGGGGGCTGATCCGTGGCCGAGCCGCCGTGCTGTGCCTCTCCTGCCAGGCAGATACACTGCTAGCTGGTTCGCATGACCAGAAAGTCAGCATTTATGATACCAGAG CCGCGGAGCCTCTGGTCAAGAGCCTTCGTCTCCATGGTGACGCGGTACTGTGCCTGGCTTCTGATGAACAGTACATTCTCTCTGGCAGCAAAGACAACACAGTGGCAGTGTTTGATCGCAGAGCCGGGAGACTACTGCAGAAAGTACAG CTGAAGTCCTACTTGCTGTCCATGTCATACAGCGGGCGAGAGGTGTGGGCAGGCGATAATCATGGACTTGTCCACACCTTTTCCATGAACGACGGCTACTTTAAGTCTATAGCTCAGTTCAATGTGGGCCACAGTTTACTGGTGACAGGCGTCCATCACTCACCTGGCACCCTCTACACATGCTCCTCTGATCGCACTATTAAG GTTCACCTGCCTTGTGCACCCCCAAAGACTCTGTGTACTCTTCACCATCAGGCAGGAGTGAACGGG ttaaGTGTGGAGGCAGGCGTGTTGGCTATAGCGTCTGGTGATATGAACGTGGAGGTGTGGAGGCCCAGGCACGACGATTCTGTACGAACCACAGACGACACCCTCTGTCTTCCTGGAGAGCTGTTTGTCTAG